Within Serratia odorifera, the genomic segment AGCAGAAGCTTTAGCGCGTTTACGTTCGGTAGTCGGTTTTTCATAGAACTCACGACGACGAACTTCAGCTAAAACACCTGCTTTTTCGCAGGAACGCTTGAAACGACGCAGAGCAACGTCAAATGGCTCGTTTTCACGTACTTTAATTACCGGCATGTGCCTCTCACCTCAATAGAATTCGGTTTGCTGCTGGCCAAGCGCCAGCCTTTTCAAAATGGTGCGGAATTTTACTCCAATGGGTGCTGCTTTGTAAAGCACCAAGTCAAAGAGAAACCCGACCGCACCGTGCGCCATTCCGAACGCCACTTCAGCAATTATGGCGCAATTTTGCGTCGGCCGCTGATTATAGACTAATCAGAAAAAATTGCTCGTTTTTAATCATTGGCACATTTGTTCCTGGAATCATCGACATAGTTGACAGGCGGCGGCAAACTGCGTGCGGCTGGCGGTAAATGACGCGGTTTGTGCTAAACTGGCGGCCGCACGTGAATGATGGGAACGGTAATGCGAGTACTGGGTATAGAAACGTCCTGCGATGAAACCGGAATTGCAGTTTATGACGAACACGCCGGTTTGTTAGCCAATCAATTATACAGTCAGGTGAAGCTACATGCGGACTACGGCGGCGTAGTGCCGGAGCTGGCCTCGCGCGATCACGTGCGGAAAACCGTGCCTCTGATCCAGGCGGCGTTAAAAGAAGCCAATCTGACCGCTGCCGACATCGACGGCGTAGCCTACACCGCCGGACCTGGCCTGGTGGGCGCATTGCTGGTCGGGGCAACCATTGGTCGCGCGCTGGCGTTTGCCTGGAACGTGCCGGCGGTGCCGGTGCACCATATGGAAGGCCACCTGCTGGCGCCGATGCTGGAGGATAACCCGCCGGCATTTCCGTTTGTCGCGCTGCTGGTCTCCGGTGGCCATACCCAGCTAATCGCCGTGACCGGCATCGGTGAATACGCACTGCTGGGGGAGTCTATTGACGACGCGGCCGGCGAGGCGTTCGACAAGACCGCCAAATTGCTGGGGCTGGACTATCCCGGCGGGCCGATGCTGTCGAAAATGGCGCAACAGGGCGTTGCGGGGCGTTTCACTTTCCCGCGGCCGATGACCGATCGCCCGGGGCTGGATTTCAGTTTCTCGGGGTTGAAGACCTTTGCGGCCAATACCATCCGCTCCAACGGTGATGACGATCAAACCCGAGCCGATATCGCCCGCGCCTTTGAGGATGCGGTGGTGGATACCTTGGCCATCAAGTGCAAACGCGCCTTGGAACAGACCGGCTTCAAGCGGCTGGTGATGGCCGGCGGCGTTAGCGCCAATCGCACGCTGCGCGCCAAGCTGGCGGACCTGATGCAAAAGCGCGGTGGTGAGGTGTTCTACGCCCGTCCGGAATTTTGTACCGATAACGGCGCGATGATTGCCTATGCGGGGATGGTGCGGTTGCAAAGCGGCGCCAATCCGGCGTTGAGCGTTTCGGTGCGCCCACGCTGGCCGTTGGCCGAGCTGCCGGCGGTATAAACGGCAAACGTCAGGGCCGGCGATAATCCGTCCCTGACGCTCTCTATTTATCGTCTTCCTGCTTGATGTCCTGCGCTGCCACTTCGGCGGCATCCTGCTTTTTCTTGCGAAACTTGCCCCAGATCTTTCCTTCCTGACCACGCCACAGACGCTGGATATTATCGTGATGGCGCATCAATATCAGGCATGACAGCATCGCCACCGGAAAGGTGAACTGCGGTTTGAACCACCAGACGTAAAACGGCGCAATCAGCGCGCTGACAATCGCTCCCAGCGAGGAATACCCGCTCAGTAGCACCGTCAGTAGCCAGGTGCCGGTCATCAGCCCGGTCAGATCCCAGCCAATGGGCGCAATGGCGCCGAACGCCGTGGCGACGCCCTTGCCGCCGCGAAAGTGGAAAAACACCGGATAGATGTGGCCAAGACAGGCGGCAATCGCCGTCAGGCCGAGATACAGCGGCGGTATATTCAGTTCGTAGGCCAGCCAGACCGGCAGCATCCCTTTCAGCACGTCAAAAATCAGCACCGCCGCCGCCGCAAGGCGACCGCCGATACGCAGGACGTTGGTTGCTCCGGGATTCCCTGAGCCATGTTCACGCGGATCGGGCAGCCTGGCGATCCGGCAAACCAGGATCGCGCTGGAAATTGAGCCACACAGATACGCGAAGATAATCATGCCAAGCGCGGTAGCACTCATAACGCGGTTCCGTTTAATAATGGTCGTTTTACTCGCAACATCTATGGATAATACGCATATTCCGCTGGAAGTGGTATCCGGCAAGGCCAAAAACAGAGAATGACGTGATGGATATCGTATTTATTGAAGAACTTACCGTAATCACCACCATTGGCGTTTATGACTGGGAACAGACCATTCGCCAGAAACTGGTGTTCGATATCGAAATGGGCTGGGATAACCGTCGGGCCGCCGCCAGCGATGACGTCAATGACTGCCTGAGCTATGCCGATATCAGCGATGCGGTGATCCAACACGTTGAATCCGGTCGTTTTGCCCTGGTCGAGCGGGTCGCGGAGGAAATATCCGAAATGTTGCTGCAACGCTTTAAATCACCGTGGGTCCGTATTAAGGTCAGCAAGCCGGGGGCGGTTGCCCATGCTAGCCGCGTTGGTGTGATCATTGAACGTGGCACGCGTCCGGCCTGATTAACTGTCATGCTGATGCAACTAAAGATCGATAGTTTGGTCTGAAACTCAGAATTGTTTTAGCGGCAATGTATTGAACACTGCCGCTTTTTTATGTTTATAGCGGAAGATTACGGGGTAAGCGCGCACATGGCGGACATGCATTCACTGTTTGTGGCATTTGTACTTGGTGTGGTGGAAGGGTTAACGGAGTTCCTGCCGGTATCATCGACCGGCCATATGATTATCGTCGGCGAGTGGTTGGGCTTTACCGGCGACAAGGCCAAGACGTTTGAAGTAATTATTCAGCTCGGCTCGATTCTGGCCGTGGTGGTGATGTTCTGGCGCCGACTGTTTGGTTTGATTGGTATCCACTTCGGTGGCAAGCCGGTCGCGCATGAAGGCCATACGGCGGGGCGGCTGAAACTCGGTCACATCCTGTTGGCGATGGTACCGGCGGTGGTGCTGGGGCTGGTGTTCCACGACGTGATCAAGTCGTTGTTTGAACCGAAAAACGTCATGTACGCGCTGGTTGTCGGTGGTTTCCTGCTGTTGGCCGCAGAGTGGCTGAAGCCGAAAAAACCGCGTGCGGTTGGCCTGGACGACATCACCTATCGTCAGGCATTCATGATCGGCTGTTTCCAGTGTCTGGCGCTGTGGCCGGGCTTTTCACGTTCCGGTTCGACCATTTCCGGCGGGATGCTGGTGGGTGTCAGCCGTTATGCCGCGTCCGAATTTTCCTTCATTCTGGCCGTACCGATGATGATCGGCGCCAGCGGCCTGGATTTGTACAAGAGTCTGCATTTCCTGACGCTGGCCGACTTGCCGATGTTCGCGGTCGGCTTCGTCACCGCCTTTGTGGTGGCGCTGATAGCGATTAAAACCTTCCTGACGCTGATTAAACGTATCTCGTTCATTCCGTTTGCCATTTACCGCTTTATCGTGGCGGCGGTGGTGTACATGGTATTCATGTAATCACAGCCAGGAAAAGCAAACCCCGCCATTGGCGGGGTTTTTTTACGCCTGTGGCGCTTCGCCATCCTGCGCGCTTTTCCATTGCGCCAGTGCCTGTTGGCGGCGTCGCTTCACTTCATCGCGGATTGCCAGCCCCTGGAAACCGCTGTCGACCACCTCTTTTACCGCCACCCCCAGAGCGACCCGATAGGCTTCGCGCAGGTAATCGCCTTGCGGATAGGGGTTTTCTTCAAAACCGGTACGACCGCGCGCATCGGCCTCGCTGGTGAGGATCATCTGTTCCAGCCGCTGTGGCTTGCGCCACACGTCAATTGCATCGAACAGTTTCAGCAGGGTTTCTGGCCGTAGTTTGTTTACGGTATGAATCAGATCGTGGTATTCAGCCACCAGTTTGCTCAGATCGCGGATCGGGTTTGGCACCCGTAACCGTTGGCACAGCTGTTCCACCAGACGTACCCCCGCCGGTCCGTGGCCGTGATGATGCGGCCAGTATTGCTTTGGCGTTAGCCCCTTGCCGAGATCGTGACACAGTGCGGCGAAGCGTACGTCTATCTCCGGAGTGAGCCGTGCGGCAATAGCCAGCGTCATCAGCGTATGCACCCCGGTATCGATTTCCGGGTGCCATTTTTCGGGAGCCGGCACGCCAAACAGCGCATCGATTTCCGGGAACAGCACCTGCAGCGCGTGGCAATCGCGCAGCACCTGGAAGTACACCTGCGGATTATCGCTCTGCAGGGCTTTCTCGGTCTCTTTCCACACCCGTTCGGCGGTGAGCGCCGACAGCTCGCCGCTGTCGGTCATTTGACGCATCAGGGCGGCAGTTTCCGGCGCGATGGTGAAACCGAGGTGGGCGAAGCGGGCGGCAAAACGCGCGACGCGCAGCACGCGCAGCGGATCTTCGCCAAATGCAGCGGAAACGTGGCGTAATACGCGGGCATTCAGATCGTCGACGCCGTGATAGGGATCAACCAGTTCACCGTCGGTGGTTTGTGCGATGGCATTGATGGTCAGATCGCGACGCTGTAAATCCTCTTCCAGCGTCACATCCGGCGCGGCATGGCAGACAAAGCCGGTATAACCCTGGCCGGATTTCCGCTCGGTGCGTGCCAGCGCATACTCTTCGTGCGTGTTGGGGTTGAGGAATACCGGAAAGTCTCTGCCGACCTGTTGGTAGCCCAGAGCCAATAATTCTTCTGGCGTGGCGCCGACCACCACCCAATCGTGATCGAAGACCGGTATCTTGAGAAGGCGATCGCGCACTGCGCCGCCGACCAGATAAGTTTTCACTGTCATACTCCCGAATTCTGCAATAAGGCTCTGACTCTCAGATTACATGAATTGCCGGCGGGCTGCTGCATCAATAACCCATGTGCTGAGTAGGGTTTCCGTTGCGTGAGTTCAAAATATTGTTACTCCCTGGTGGCGGAAATCACTTTCCCGTTGCCGCCGTGCAGCGGTTGTTTCACTATAGGTAGAACGTTCTACTAGAACGTTCTACCTAATACAAGAATCGCCATCAAGGTGTCATCGAAACAACGTAAGACAGGGGGAACAGCAATGGGTATGGTATCCGGTTTTATCAAGTCGTTATCGAAACTCTCAATGATCGGTCGGGCGCTGATGCTGCCGATTTCACTGTTGCCGGCCGCCGGTTTGCTACTGGCATTTGGCGATAAATTTCATTTGCCGTTGATGATGAACGCCGGCGGGGTGATTTTTGACAATCTGCCGCTGCTGTTTGCCATCGGCTCGGCGGTCGGCTTGGCGGCCGAGTCCGGCATTGCGGCGCTGTCTGCCGCCGTCTCGGTATTTATTGTCAACGTCACCATCGGCACACTGCTGCATATAACGCCGGAAATGGCTGCCAGCGGCGGTAAATATGCCCTGGTGGTGGGCATCCCCACGTTACAGATGGGCGTATTTGGCGGGTTGATCTGCGGTATTCTGGCCGCCTGGTGTTATAACCGCTTCCATACGTTACAACTGCCCGAGTTCCTTGGTTTTTTCTCTGGGAAACGCTTTGTTGCCATCGCCACCGCATTGCTGTCTTTCCTGCTCGGCATGGTGTTGCCTTGGGTTTGGCAATATATCCAATCGGCGATCGATGCGCTGTCGCTGGTGGTCAACGGTGATAACCAGGCGTTATCGACCTTTATTTTCGGCCTGACGGAGCGCGCGTTGATTCCATTGGGCCTGCATCATATCTGGTATCCGTCGTTCTGGTATTCGTTCGGCGATTACACCACGCAAACCGGTCAGGTGATTCACGGCGATCAGACCATCTGGTTTAAAATGCTGGCGGAAGGCGTGAAGTCCTTCAGCAGCGACAGCTACCACGATGCCGGCAAGTTCATGCAGGGCGAGTTTCCACTGATGCTGTTCGCGCTGCCGGCGGCCTGCCTGGCGATGTACCATGAAGCCAACAGCAAGAACAAGAAAATCGCCTCCGGTATTCTGTTCTCTGCGGCGCTGACCTGTTTCCTGACCGGGATTACCGAACCGGTGGAGTTCACCTTTATCTTTGTCGCGCCGATCCTTTACGTGTTTAACGCCATTATGGCGGGGCTGGCATACATGTGCATGTACCTGCTGCATGCACATATCGCCAAATCCTTCTCCGCCGGGCTGATTGACTACATCTCGTTCGGCATCCTGCCGTCGTTCAACGGTTATCAGACCAACTTCCTCAGCGCGGTGATTGTCGGGGTGCCGATGGCGCTGATTTACTACTTCACCTTCCGCTTTGTTATCCGCCGTTTTAATGTCAAAACGCCGGGGAGAACCGACGTGATGTCCGAGGCTAACGATAAAACCGATCGCGAACTGGCGACCGAGATTATCGCCCTGGTTGGCGGTGTAGAAAATATCAGCTCGGTCGGCTCTTGTATTACCCGCCTGCGGCTGGAGGTCAAACAGGGGGAGCGGGTTGACAAGGACGGCCTTAACGCCGTTGGCGCCCGTGGCGTGGTGTTTGTCGGCGATCGGGGCGTTCAGGTGATTTTCGGTGCGCGCGCACAGTTTATCGCGCAAACCATGGCGACCCTCACCGGCAAGTAGTTATGCTGTCAACGCAATGAAAATAAAGCCTCCTGTATCAAACAGCGAGGCTTTATGATGTCAGTCTTCAGCAACGGTGTCGGAGTGCGCGAGTCAGGATGAAAAAAGTTAACATTATCGATGTAGCGCAGCTGGCTGGCGTCTCGGTTTCCACCGTTTCTTGGTTTTACGGCGCAAGGGCAAGATTTCAGACGCCACCAAAGAAAAAGTGCAGGCTGCCATTGAACGGCTGGGTTATGTCCATAATGTGGCGGCGGCCAATCTGCGAGCCAATACGTCCAATCTGATCGGCGTCATCATCCGCAACTTCAGCGATGCGTTTTCCATCAAGGTGATGGCCAGCATCGTACGCGAGTTGGAACAGCAGGGGTTTATGGTGTTTCTGGGCCAGCCGCAGGACGACGAAAAGCAGCTCCGCCAATGCCTGACCTCGTTTGCCCAGCAGGGCGTGGCGGGGGTGATTTATCTGTCTGCCAATCCTTTTTCCCGCCGGTTGCCGCAGGCGATTGCGCAATGCGCGCTGCCGTTGGTGGTGGTTTCCGAATCCTTGCTGGACGGCGATCGCGACCTGATTGAGCGTGACAATCGCCATGCCGCCAGTCGGGCCACGCGTTATCTGATTGAGCGCGGTCATCGCAACATTGCCTATCTGGGCGGCGATGCGCAGTGCCTGTTGCGGCAGGAGCGGCTGTTGGGCTACCGCAGCGCGCTGCAGCAGTATGACTTGCCGTTTCGTGACGATTGGGCGCCATGTGGTGAAGAAAATACCCAGTCGGCGGCAACAGGAATTCGCAAGTTATTGGAAAACAGTAATAAAATTACCGCGGTACTCTGCCATTCCGCCGCGACAATCATCGGCTGTATCAGCGGCGTGCAGCAGGTGGGGCGCACCATTGGCAAAGATGTCTTCCTGACGCAGCAAGTTTCACTGGTTGGTTTTGAGGATATGCTGCACATCAACCTGACATCCCCTTCATTTACCTACGTTTCTTCCGCTAGCGATGAAACCGGCCGTCAGGCAGCCGCGCTGATGCTTAAAAAGATCGGCGAACCGTCATTGGCGGCACAGCGGATTGTCATTTCAGGCCAACTGGTGCAGCGCGACTCGGCTTAGCTGCTGCCTGCCAGTTGTCACCAGCGCCAGCGCGCATAAAAAATGCCGAACGGCGTTAACCGATCGGCATGCGTCCGCAGGCGGTGACGCTGACGGAACTCAATTCATCCAGCGATTGTTGTTTTTGCGGCGTGGGATCAGGTGTGGCAACAGCAGGCCAAGCAACAGACCGATACCGGCTACGCCGCCACCGTACATGAACCATTGCAGGATAATGGTGCGCTGCTTGTCGTCGAGTTGCAGGTTAACTGCGTTGACTTTTTTCTGTGCAACCACCAACTGGTTTTTCAGCTCCTGGTTTTCCTGCTGCAACCCGCTGATGGTGCCATCGCTGGCGGCCACTTTCTGCTGCATTTCCGCCGTACGCTGGTTCCAGCTGTTGTCGATGTTCGCCAGCTTGTCGGTAAGGGTTTTCACCTGCTGTTCCAGTTCCGGTACTCGGGTGCGCAGGCTGGGGGTTTCGCTGAGCTGGTCGAGCGGGATCCACACGCTGCGGCCTTTGGCATCGCGAATCTGGCCATATTTGGTACTGTCATTCACACTTAACAGCGTGACTTCGTCGCCGGCGTTCAACGTGCCGACAATACGGTATTGATTACCTGGGCCGCTGTGTACGTAAGTATTCAATTCATCGGAGATATAGCGCTTATCTTCGGCATGTGCGCCCCAAGTGATGCTGAGGCTCAGCACGGCGAGGCAAATTAGGCGTAATTTCTGCATTAGTTCATCGTTTCTGTGTGAATTTATGGAACGATAGTAGAGGCTTCAGTCTGACGACGCAACGCCAAAACCGGAATGAGAACTATCTTACTGTGGCTGATTCTGTGAGTTGTGCGCCATTTTATTGCGTAACAGGTTTTTTCTGCATTCAGCAGGGTTCAGCCGCCGGGAATCGCGGTAAGATAATCACCACTGTGCGGTCGCCGGCAACGCCGTTTTGTCGGCGCATTACCACGAAGCGTCTCGCGAACGTGTAACTTATTGGTGTAAAAGACTTATGACCGTTGAAATCGAACTGAAATTTATTGCTACTCCCGCCGCGGTGGCCGCGTTACCGGCACAGTTGGCGGCATGGCCGCACCAGCATTCTGCACCGCAGCGTCTGACCAATATTTACTTTGAAACCGACGACAATTTTCTGCGCCGCCACGATATGGGGCTGCGCATCCGGGGGTTCGACGAACGCTTTGAGATGACCATCAAAACTGCCGGCTCGGTAGTCGCTGGTTTGCATCAGCGGCCGGAATACAACGTGGCGATCGCCGCACCGGAACTGGCGCTGGCACAATTCCCGGCGGACATCTGGCCGCAGGACTGTGATGTGTTCGCGCTACAGCAGCGGTTGCAGCCGCTGTTCCGCACCGACTTTGTACGTGAGAAGTGGGGTGATCACTTACGATAACAGCCTGATCGAGGTTGGCCTCGACCAGGGAGAGGTGCGTGCTGGCGAACGGGTGGAACCGCTGTGCGAAATTGAACTGGAGCTCAAGCAGGGTGATACCGCCGACGTGCTGAAACTGGCTGCCGAACTGGCGCAGAACGGTGGTCTGCGTCAGGGGAGCCTGAGCAAGGCTGCACGCGGCTATCATCTGGCACAGGGCAACCCCGAGCGCCAGCGGCGGCCGTTGAATATCTTGAAAATGCCAGCAAAGTCCAGCGTTGAACAAGGAATGATTGCCGGTTTTGAACTGGCGCTGAACCATTGGCAGTATCACGAAGAGCTGTGGCTGCGCGGCGACGTGAAAGCGCGACAGGGCGTTATTGAGGCCATTACCCTGATACGTCAGATATTGGTGGTGTTTGGCGGGCTGGTGCCGCGTAAGGCAAGTGCCGAACTGCGTAACCGACTGACCGCTCTGGAACCGTTGTTGGAGGACAGCAGCACCGAAGCGCAGGAGCTGTGTTTCGGCGTCGAGTACCTGCAATGTAAGTTGGCGCTTACATCATGGTTGGTGACCGGTGCATGGCGCGCCTTTGTCGATGCCAAGGCCCGCACCAGGCTTGAGGGATCATTCAAGCGTTTCTGCGACATCATGCTGGGACGCAGCGCAGCAGAGTTGAAAGAGGCGTTTAACCGCAGTCTGAATGACGATGAATATCAGGAACAATTGCCTCGCCTGACGCGCCAGCTGGCGGCGTTTGCCTTGCTTTCCGGCGCCTATCCAGACAGCGAAAGCGAGCCATACATCACCGCCTGGCGCGAACTGCAGGCGGCAGTGGCCGAACGTCGTCAGGGCTGGTATGAAGGTTGCCGCAAAAACGCCTTATCCCATGCGCCATTCTGGTTAAACGGCGCGGTTCGTTAATCACTTTTGGCCTGCCGGTGGCAGGCCACCGTCAGAGGCATTCATTATGTTGCCACTTTCAGCCCTCTTGCAGGCCCAGGCGCAGCAGATCGTTGAGCGTTTCCATGCTATCCAGGGCGCAGAGTTTACCCTTGGCGCGCATGAACAGCAGATCCTGGCGTCGAGCGATTTTATCAGCGATATGCTGCTCAGCCACCCGGAATGGCTGGATACTTTGCGCAGGCAGCCGCCGCAGCCGGACGAATGCCAGCATTACACCGCCTGGCTGCAAGACCTGCTGGAAGAAGTCCCTGATGAAGCAGCGCTGATGCGCACACTGCGCCTGTTCCGACGGGAAACCCTGGTGCGCATCGCCTGGGCGCAAGCGCAAAATCTCTGCAGCACCGAACAGACCTTGCGCCAGCTGAGCGCATTGGCGGAAACGCTGATCGTCAGCGCACGCGACTGGCTGTATCAAACCTGCTGTCGCGAATGGGGCACGCCGTGCAATGGCGAAGGCGTGCCGCAGCCGCTGCTGATCCTTGGCATGGGTAAACTGGGCGGCGGCGAACTGAACTTTTCTTCGGATATCGATCTGATTTTCGCCTACCCGGAAAATGGCCAGACCGAAGGCGGTCGGCGCCAGCTGGATAACGCCCAATTCTTTACGCGCCTCGGTCAGCGGCTGATCAAAGCGCTGGATCAGCAAACCATCGACGGTTTTGTCTATCGCGTCGACATGCGCCTGCGGCCGTTTGGCGACAGCGGCCCGCTGGTGATGAGCTTTGCCGCACTGGAAGACTATTACCAGGAACAGGGGCGCGACTGGGAGCGCTACGCGATGGTCAAGGCGCGTCTGATGGGCGGGTTTGACGATGCATACAGCCAGGAGCTGCGCAAGATGCTGCGGCCGTTCGTGTTCCGCCGCTACATCGATTTCAGCGTGATCCAGTCGCTGCGCAATATGAAAGGCATGATTGCACGTGAAGTGCGGCGCCGTGGGCTAAAGGACAACATTAAGCTGGGAGCCGGCGGCATTCGCGAAATCGAATTTATCACCCAGGTGTTTCAATTGATCCGAGGCGGGCGCGAGCCAGCATTGCAGGGGCGGGCGCTGTTGCCGACGCTGCAGGCGGTGGGCGAACTGGGGCTGTTGCCACCCGAGCAGGTGGTGCAACTGAGCGACGGCTATCTGTTCCTGCGTCGTCTGGAAAACCTGTTGCAGGCGATAGCCGATCAGCAAACCCAGACCCTGCCGCAGGATGCGCTCGATCAGGCGCGACTGGCCTGGGGCATGGGCGTTGCCGACTGGCCAACCCTGTTGCAACGTCTGGAGTACCATATGCAGGCGGTCAGGGCGGTGTTTGACCAGCTTATCGGCGACGACAGCCCCGATATCGGCGAAGATCCCCACTATCAGCATTATCACAGCCTGTGGCAGGATGCCCTGGAACAGCAGGAAATCGCACCGTTGACGCCGCATCTGGACGACGAGGAGCGGAGCATGATGTTGCGCACCATCGCCGAATTCCGCCACGATGTGGACAAGCGTACCATCGGGCCGCGCGGGCGCGACGTGCTGGATCAACTGATGCCGCGTTTGCTGGCGGCAGTCTGCCAGCGCAACGACGCGCCGACCGCGCTGGTGCGTCTGACGCAGCTGTTGTTGAGCATCGTCACCCGTACCACCTATCTGGAGCTGCTGGTGGAGTATCAGGCGGCGCTCAGCCACCTGATTCGCCTGTGCGCGGCGTCGCCGATGGTGGCCAGCCAATTGGCGCGCTATCCGCTGCTGCTGGATGAACTGCTTGACCCGTCAACGCTCTACCAGCCGGTAGCACCGGATGCCTATCGCAGCGAGCTGCGGCAGTATTTGCTGCGAGT encodes:
- a CDS encoding multifunctional CCA addition/repair protein — translated: MKTYLVGGAVRDRLLKIPVFDHDWVVVGATPEELLALGYQQVGRDFPVFLNPNTHEEYALARTERKSGQGYTGFVCHAAPDVTLEEDLQRRDLTINAIAQTTDGELVDPYHGVDDLNARVLRHVSAAFGEDPLRVLRVARFAARFAHLGFTIAPETAALMRQMTDSGELSALTAERVWKETEKALQSDNPQVYFQVLRDCHALQVLFPEIDALFGVPAPEKWHPEIDTGVHTLMTLAIAARLTPEIDVRFAALCHDLGKGLTPKQYWPHHHGHGPAGVRLVEQLCQRLRVPNPIRDLSKLVAEYHDLIHTVNKLRPETLLKLFDAIDVWRKPQRLEQMILTSEADARGRTGFEENPYPQGDYLREAYRVALGVAVKEVVDSGFQGLAIRDEVKRRRQQALAQWKSAQDGEAPQA
- the bacA gene encoding undecaprenyl-diphosphate phosphatase gives rise to the protein MADMHSLFVAFVLGVVEGLTEFLPVSSTGHMIIVGEWLGFTGDKAKTFEVIIQLGSILAVVVMFWRRLFGLIGIHFGGKPVAHEGHTAGRLKLGHILLAMVPAVVLGLVFHDVIKSLFEPKNVMYALVVGGFLLLAAEWLKPKKPRAVGLDDITYRQAFMIGCFQCLALWPGFSRSGSTISGGMLVGVSRYAASEFSFILAVPMMIGASGLDLYKSLHFLTLADLPMFAVGFVTAFVVALIAIKTFLTLIKRISFIPFAIYRFIVAAVVYMVFM
- the glnE gene encoding bifunctional [glutamate--ammonia ligase]-adenylyl-L-tyrosine phosphorylase/[glutamate--ammonia-ligase] adenylyltransferase; protein product: MLPLSALLQAQAQQIVERFHAIQGAEFTLGAHEQQILASSDFISDMLLSHPEWLDTLRRQPPQPDECQHYTAWLQDLLEEVPDEAALMRTLRLFRRETLVRIAWAQAQNLCSTEQTLRQLSALAETLIVSARDWLYQTCCREWGTPCNGEGVPQPLLILGMGKLGGGELNFSSDIDLIFAYPENGQTEGGRRQLDNAQFFTRLGQRLIKALDQQTIDGFVYRVDMRLRPFGDSGPLVMSFAALEDYYQEQGRDWERYAMVKARLMGGFDDAYSQELRKMLRPFVFRRYIDFSVIQSLRNMKGMIAREVRRRGLKDNIKLGAGGIREIEFITQVFQLIRGGREPALQGRALLPTLQAVGELGLLPPEQVVQLSDGYLFLRRLENLLQAIADQQTQTLPQDALDQARLAWGMGVADWPTLLQRLEYHMQAVRAVFDQLIGDDSPDIGEDPHYQHYHSLWQDALEQQEIAPLTPHLDDEERSMMLRTIAEFRHDVDKRTIGPRGRDVLDQLMPRLLAAVCQRNDAPTALVRLTQLLLSIVTRTTYLELLVEYQAALSHLIRLCAASPMVASQLARYPLLLDELLDPSTLYQPVAPDAYRSELRQYLLRVPEDDEEQRLEALRQFKQAQQLRIAAGDIAEALPVMKVSDHLTYLAEAIIDAVVQQAWNDMVARYGQPTHLQEREGRGFAVIGYGKLGGWELGYSSDLDLVFLLDCPPDVMTDGDRCIDGRQFYLRLAQRVMHLFSTRTSSGILYEVDARLRPSGAAGMLVSTVEAFADYQQNEAWTWEHQALVRARIVYGDPALHQRFDQIRSQILCKTRVGATLQQEVRDMREKMRNHLGNKQRELFDIKADEGGITDIEFIAQYLVLRYAADEPRLTRWSDNVRIFELMANYDIMPEDEARALTRAYVTMRDEIHHLALQEHSGKVSSELFTAERAQVRASWSQWLG
- a CDS encoding TIGR04211 family SH3 domain-containing protein codes for the protein MQKLRLICLAVLSLSITWGAHAEDKRYISDELNTYVHSGPGNQYRIVGTLNAGDEVTLLSVNDSTKYGQIRDAKGRSVWIPLDQLSETPSLRTRVPELEQQVKTLTDKLANIDNSWNQRTAEMQQKVAASDGTISGLQQENQELKNQLVVAQKKVNAVNLQLDDKQRTIILQWFMYGGGVAGIGLLLGLLLPHLIPRRKNNNRWMN
- the rpsU gene encoding 30S ribosomal protein S21 is translated as MPVIKVRENEPFDVALRRFKRSCEKAGVLAEVRRREFYEKPTTERKRAKASAVKRHAKKLARENARRTRLY
- the folB gene encoding bifunctional dihydroneopterin aldolase/7,8-dihydroneopterin epimerase encodes the protein MDIVFIEELTVITTIGVYDWEQTIRQKLVFDIEMGWDNRRAAASDDVNDCLSYADISDAVIQHVESGRFALVERVAEEISEMLLQRFKSPWVRIKVSKPGAVAHASRVGVIIERGTRPA
- a CDS encoding PTS transporter subunit EIIC, with the translated sequence MGMVSGFIKSLSKLSMIGRALMLPISLLPAAGLLLAFGDKFHLPLMMNAGGVIFDNLPLLFAIGSAVGLAAESGIAALSAAVSVFIVNVTIGTLLHITPEMAASGGKYALVVGIPTLQMGVFGGLICGILAAWCYNRFHTLQLPEFLGFFSGKRFVAIATALLSFLLGMVLPWVWQYIQSAIDALSLVVNGDNQALSTFIFGLTERALIPLGLHHIWYPSFWYSFGDYTTQTGQVIHGDQTIWFKMLAEGVKSFSSDSYHDAGKFMQGEFPLMLFALPAACLAMYHEANSKNKKIASGILFSAALTCFLTGITEPVEFTFIFVAPILYVFNAIMAGLAYMCMYLLHAHIAKSFSAGLIDYISFGILPSFNGYQTNFLSAVIVGVPMALIYYFTFRFVIRRFNVKTPGRTDVMSEANDKTDRELATEIIALVGGVENISSVGSCITRLRLEVKQGERVDKDGLNAVGARGVVFVGDRGVQVIFGARAQFIAQTMATLTGK
- the plsY gene encoding glycerol-3-phosphate 1-O-acyltransferase PlsY — its product is MSATALGMIIFAYLCGSISSAILVCRIARLPDPREHGSGNPGATNVLRIGGRLAAAAVLIFDVLKGMLPVWLAYELNIPPLYLGLTAIAACLGHIYPVFFHFRGGKGVATAFGAIAPIGWDLTGLMTGTWLLTVLLSGYSSLGAIVSALIAPFYVWWFKPQFTFPVAMLSCLILMRHHDNIQRLWRGQEGKIWGKFRKKKQDAAEVAAQDIKQEDDK
- the tsaD gene encoding tRNA (adenosine(37)-N6)-threonylcarbamoyltransferase complex transferase subunit TsaD; amino-acid sequence: MRVLGIETSCDETGIAVYDEHAGLLANQLYSQVKLHADYGGVVPELASRDHVRKTVPLIQAALKEANLTAADIDGVAYTAGPGLVGALLVGATIGRALAFAWNVPAVPVHHMEGHLLAPMLEDNPPAFPFVALLVSGGHTQLIAVTGIGEYALLGESIDDAAGEAFDKTAKLLGLDYPGGPMLSKMAQQGVAGRFTFPRPMTDRPGLDFSFSGLKTFAANTIRSNGDDDQTRADIARAFEDAVVDTLAIKCKRALEQTGFKRLVMAGGVSANRTLRAKLADLMQKRGGEVFYARPEFCTDNGAMIAYAGMVRLQSGANPALSVSVRPRWPLAELPAV